Proteins found in one Hippopotamus amphibius kiboko isolate mHipAmp2 chromosome 12, mHipAmp2.hap2, whole genome shotgun sequence genomic segment:
- the KCNG1 gene encoding potassium voltage-gated channel subfamily G member 1, giving the protein MTLLPGDNSDYDYSALSCASDASFPRAFFPQSQSLKGVFYRRAQRLRPQDEPRQGGQPEDRRRRIIINVGGIRYSLPWTTLEEFPLTRLGQLKACTNFDDILNVCDDYDVTCNEFFFDRNPGAFGTILTFLRAGKLRLLREMCALSFQEELLYWGIAEDHLDSCCKRRYLQKIEEFAEMVEREDEDDPLDSEDHDSEGPAEGEGRLGRCMRRLRDMVERPHSGLPGKVFACLSVLFVTVTAVNLSISTLPSLREEEEQGQCSQMCHNIFIVESVCVGWFSLEFLLRLIQAPSKFTFLRSPLTLIDMVAILPYYITLLVDGASAGRRKPGTGNSYLDKVGLVLRVLRALRILYVMRLARHSLGLQTLGLTARRCTREFGLLLLFLCVAIALFAPLLYVIENEMADSPEFTSIPACYWWAVITMTTVGYGDMVPRSTPGQVVALSSILSGILLMAFPVTSIFHTFSRSYLELKQEQERVMFRRTQFLIKTKSQLSSVSHDSDLLFGSASSDTRDNN; this is encoded by the exons ATGACCCTCCTACCGGGAGACAATTCTGATTACGACTACAGCGCTCTGAGCTGCGCCTCCGACGCCTCCTTCCCCCGGGCCTTCTTCCCCCAAAGCCAGTCACTCAAGGGCGTCTTCTACCGGCGGGCCCAGCGGCTGCGGCCGCAGGACGAGCCCCGGCAGGGCGGGCAGCCCGAGGACCGCCGGCGGCGGATCATTATCAACGTGGGCGGCATCAGGTACTCGCTGCCCTGGACCACGCTGGAGGAGTTCCCGCTGACGCGGCTGGGCCAGCTCAAGGCCTGCACCAACTTCGATGACATCCTCAACGTGTGCGATGACTACGACGTCACCTGCAACGAGTTCTTCTTCGACCGCAACCCGGGGGCCTTCGGCACCATCCTGACCTTCCTGCGGGCGGGCAAGCTGCGGCTGCTGCGGGAGATGTGCGCCCTGTCCTTCCAGGAGGAGCTGCTCTACTGGGGCATCGCCGAGGACCACTTGGACAGCTGCTGCAAGCGCCGCTACCTGCAGAAGATCGAGGAGTTCGCCGAGATGGTGGAGCGGGAGGACGAGGACGACCCGCTGGACAGCGAGGACCACGACAGTGAGGGCCCGGCCGAGGGCGAGGGTCGCCTGGGCCGCTGCATGCGGAGGCTGCGCGACATGGTGGAGAGGCCGCACTCTGGGCTGCCCGGCAAGGTGTTCGCCTGCCTGTCGGTGCTCTTCGTCACCGTCACCGCCGTCAACCTCTCCATCAGCACCTTGCCCagcctgagggaggaggaggagcag ggCCAGTGCTCCCAGATGTGCCACAACATCTTCATCGTGGAGTCAGTGTGCGTGGGCTGGTTCTCCCTCGAGTTCCTCCTGCGTCTCATCCAGGCACCCAGCAAGTTCACCTTCCTGCGGAGCCCACTAACACTGATCGACATGGTGGCCATCCTGCCCTACTACATCACCCTGCTGGTGGACGGTGCCTCCGCGGGCCGCCGCAAGCCCGGCACGGGCAACAGCTACCTGGACAAGGTGGGGCTGGTGCTGCGGGTCCTGCGGGCGCTGCGCATCCTGTACGTCATGCGCCTGGCCCGCCACTCCCTGGGGCTGCAGACGCTGGGGCTCACGGCCCGCCGCTGCACCCGCGAGTTTGGGCTCCTGCTACTCTTCCTCTGTGTGGCCATCGCCCTCTTTGCCCCCCTCCTCTACGTTATCGAGAACGAGATGGCCGATAGTCCCGAGTTCACCAGCATCCCTGCCTGCTACTGGTGGGCCGTCATCACCATGACAACTGTGGGCTATGGAGACATGGTACCCAGGAGCACACCCGGCCAGGTGGTGGCGCTCAGCAGCATCCTCAGTGGCATCCTCCTCATGGCCTTCCCCGTGACCTCCATCTTCCACACCTTCTCCCGCTCATACCTGGAGCTCAAGCAGGAGCAGGAGAGGGTGATGTTCCGGAGGACCCAGTTCCTCATCAAAACCAAGTCACAGCTGAGCAGCGTGTCCCACGATAGTGACCTCCTGTTTGGAAGTGcctcctcggacaccagagacAACAACTGA